A genomic region of Mycobacterium sp. Aquia_213 contains the following coding sequences:
- a CDS encoding LLM class F420-dependent oxidoreductase yields the protein MKFGITLARANSSLWPELTQRADNLGFESVWIPEHLVLPVQMAGSPHKGDEHPPIPPQTPVFDALNYLSFLAGTTQNIRFGTQVYNIGLRHPFISARAAATLDIVSDGRFEFGVGASWLREEWDATQLDFATRGARIDETLQVCFALWTEPVVSHHGRFFDFDEVMFEPKPVQPGGPPIHVGGDGAAALRRVARYGDGWLPMNHTLDMLPASLQKLGTLWDEQERSGRPQISIGLPVESTDDVRRLADAGIDRLIIAPWQRTSGALDGISRFADEIIGRL from the coding sequence ATGAAATTCGGCATCACCCTGGCCAGGGCAAACTCGTCGCTGTGGCCGGAGTTGACGCAGCGCGCGGACAACCTCGGATTCGAGTCGGTCTGGATTCCGGAACATCTGGTGCTGCCGGTTCAGATGGCCGGCAGCCCGCACAAGGGTGATGAGCACCCGCCAATCCCACCCCAAACGCCGGTGTTCGACGCGCTGAACTACCTGTCGTTCCTGGCGGGCACCACACAGAACATTCGGTTCGGCACCCAGGTCTACAACATCGGTCTGCGTCATCCGTTCATCAGCGCACGCGCCGCAGCCACTCTCGACATCGTGTCGGACGGGCGGTTCGAGTTCGGCGTCGGCGCGAGCTGGCTACGCGAGGAGTGGGATGCCACCCAGTTGGATTTCGCCACCCGCGGCGCCCGGATCGACGAGACGCTGCAAGTGTGCTTCGCGCTATGGACGGAACCTGTTGTCTCCCACCACGGTCGGTTCTTCGATTTCGACGAGGTGATGTTTGAACCCAAGCCGGTCCAGCCGGGTGGACCGCCGATCCACGTCGGCGGTGACGGCGCGGCCGCGTTGCGGCGGGTCGCCCGCTACGGCGACGGCTGGCTGCCGATGAACCACACTCTGGACATGCTGCCGGCATCGCTGCAGAAGCTCGGCACGCTGTGGGACGAGCAGGAAAGATCGGGTCGCCCACAGATCAGCATCGGCCTGCCGGTGGAATCCACCGACGACGTGCGCAGGCTGGCCGACGCAGGCATCGACCGCCTGATCATCGCTCCGTGGCAGCGCACCAGCGGAGCGCTTGACGGAATCAGCCGATTCGCCGACGAGATCATCGGCCGGCTGTGA
- a CDS encoding Zn-ribbon domain-containing OB-fold protein, protein MQKALAPEISTWPNEEPQLLGSRCSACGATAFPVQQRCAKCSSAQMSELPLPRRGTLIAWTTQGFAPGAPFAGPTGNTFTPFGVGLVQLDDVIRVEARLTESDPVKLRFGMEVVLTMVPLTTDDEGNEILTFAFRPV, encoded by the coding sequence ATGCAAAAGGCGCTCGCACCCGAAATTTCGACTTGGCCGAATGAGGAGCCCCAACTGCTCGGCAGCCGCTGCAGCGCGTGCGGCGCGACCGCGTTCCCCGTGCAGCAACGCTGCGCGAAATGCAGTAGCGCCCAGATGTCAGAACTGCCGCTTCCGCGGCGCGGGACTCTGATCGCCTGGACGACACAGGGATTCGCGCCTGGCGCGCCGTTCGCTGGCCCGACGGGCAACACGTTTACCCCATTCGGCGTCGGCCTCGTGCAACTCGATGACGTGATCCGGGTGGAGGCCAGACTCACCGAGAGCGACCCGGTGAAGCTGCGATTCGGCATGGAGGTTGTACTGACGATGGTCCCGCTGACCACCGACGACGAAGGTAACGAGATCCTGACGTTTGCCTTTCGGCCCGTGTAA
- a CDS encoding mycofactocin-coupled SDR family oxidoreductase produces the protein MGRVEGKVAVISGAARGQGRSHARLLAAEGADIIAIDVCEDIASNDYPLARPEDLDETARLVEKEGRKAYTAIVDVRDRAALSAAIDNGVTELGKLDVVVANAGIAPLTKGGPRQAFVDAVDVDLVGVLNLVHVSLKHLKAGASIIATGSLAASLASQNTSGMDAGPGGAGYGFAKQVVSHYVNNLALQLAPEFIRVNAVHPTNVNTDMLHSPPMYAAFRPDLDNPTREDAEATFPIINAMPVPYIEPEDVSEAVLYLASDAARYVTGQQLRIDAGGAVKAIPWSG, from the coding sequence GTGGGAAGAGTTGAGGGCAAGGTCGCGGTCATCAGTGGCGCGGCACGCGGGCAGGGCCGGTCCCACGCGCGGCTACTGGCCGCCGAGGGCGCCGACATCATCGCTATCGATGTGTGTGAGGACATCGCGTCGAACGACTACCCGTTGGCCCGACCAGAAGACCTCGACGAAACCGCCCGCCTGGTGGAGAAGGAGGGCCGCAAGGCCTACACCGCGATTGTCGATGTCCGCGATCGGGCCGCGCTGTCGGCGGCCATCGATAACGGGGTGACCGAACTGGGCAAACTCGACGTCGTAGTGGCCAACGCCGGGATCGCGCCGCTGACCAAGGGCGGTCCGCGGCAGGCCTTCGTCGACGCCGTGGACGTCGACCTGGTCGGCGTTCTGAATCTGGTTCACGTCAGCCTCAAGCATCTCAAGGCCGGTGCGTCGATCATCGCCACCGGCTCGCTGGCCGCGTCCCTCGCGTCGCAGAACACCAGCGGGATGGACGCCGGCCCCGGCGGCGCTGGCTACGGCTTTGCCAAACAAGTGGTGTCCCACTACGTCAACAACCTCGCGTTGCAGCTGGCGCCCGAATTCATCCGCGTCAACGCCGTTCACCCCACCAACGTCAACACCGACATGCTGCACAGCCCGCCGATGTACGCGGCCTTCCGGCCGGACCTGGACAACCCCACCCGCGAGGACGCGGAGGCGACGTTCCCAATCATCAACGCCATGCCGGTTCCGTATATCGAACCGGAGGACGTCAGCGAGGCCGTGCTGTACCTGGCCTCCGACGCCGCGCGTTATGTCACCGGCCAACAGCTGCGCATCGATGCGGGTGGCGCAGTGAAGGCCATCCCGTGGTCGGGCTAA
- a CDS encoding lipocalin-like domain-containing protein, with translation MQGDWRRYPYRLVPSDSQLDFPAAEGTHPDYESDTWYLAGHLTVEASGRHFAFIAIFNRNRPGGDVVADFHTFALFDVDRATYGTFTDYDMPPKNMEPGAHPKLTSAEGYLDLRYDSSAGTTVWAACRDSAGELMPYTYDFVAFGRDYDGAGMELRLHVTPTRPPVPVGGSTYNGKIVACLQDDTYSYFQTGMRMVGTLRWGDVAEEVVGHSGHVDRQWFPRYAGGGATGGDARGQAHEWHTISLDNGVDLSVWRQFDRRIGNAVVPFSGVTASYADGSAPACVEDLEVTTTGYVRWPNKIRTLVRPPSGARYLPDRHRISSKELELELTCEPVVRVPAHALPIEYIEGPYHYRGTMAGRAVTGFGIAEATNAMYRDWELVDVLATQLARSDSAPENLDSAIDELRSLIARRHTKDALDYLDREMRPLLNVLSDDESGELLEILDALADAVREGLR, from the coding sequence ATGCAGGGCGACTGGCGCCGGTACCCCTACCGTCTGGTGCCGAGTGACTCGCAGCTCGATTTCCCGGCCGCGGAAGGCACTCACCCTGACTACGAGTCGGATACCTGGTACCTCGCTGGGCATCTGACGGTCGAAGCTTCCGGGCGGCATTTTGCGTTCATTGCGATCTTCAACAGAAACCGTCCCGGCGGAGACGTAGTCGCCGACTTTCACACGTTCGCATTGTTCGATGTCGACCGAGCCACCTACGGCACATTCACCGACTACGACATGCCGCCGAAAAACATGGAACCCGGCGCGCACCCCAAGCTGACCAGTGCGGAGGGCTACTTGGATCTAAGGTACGACAGCAGTGCGGGGACAACCGTATGGGCGGCATGCCGCGACAGCGCGGGGGAGCTGATGCCCTACACGTATGACTTCGTAGCTTTCGGCCGCGACTATGACGGCGCCGGAATGGAACTGCGATTGCACGTGACGCCCACACGTCCCCCGGTGCCGGTCGGCGGATCAACGTACAACGGCAAGATCGTCGCCTGTCTCCAGGACGACACCTATTCCTACTTCCAGACCGGCATGCGGATGGTGGGAACGCTGCGCTGGGGTGACGTGGCAGAAGAGGTCGTCGGGCATTCGGGCCACGTCGACCGGCAGTGGTTCCCTCGCTATGCCGGCGGCGGGGCTACTGGCGGCGATGCCCGCGGACAAGCCCACGAGTGGCACACCATCAGCCTCGACAACGGCGTCGACCTGAGCGTGTGGCGGCAATTCGACCGCCGAATCGGCAATGCCGTGGTGCCCTTTAGCGGTGTCACGGCTAGTTACGCTGACGGATCCGCACCTGCGTGCGTCGAGGATCTCGAAGTGACCACGACCGGTTATGTGCGCTGGCCCAACAAGATTCGCACTCTGGTACGACCGCCCTCAGGCGCACGGTACTTGCCGGACCGCCACAGGATCAGTTCCAAGGAACTCGAACTCGAGTTGACCTGCGAGCCTGTTGTTCGCGTTCCCGCACACGCACTGCCGATCGAATACATCGAAGGTCCCTACCACTATCGCGGGACCATGGCGGGACGGGCCGTCACAGGTTTCGGAATCGCCGAGGCCACCAACGCGATGTACCGGGATTGGGAGTTGGTTGACGTCCTGGCAACGCAGCTCGCCCGTAGCGACTCCGCGCCCGAGAATTTGGACTCGGCGATTGACGAGCTGCGGTCGCTGATCGCGCGCCGGCACACGAAGGACGCATTGGACTACCTGGATCGCGAGATGCGTCCGCTTCTCAATGTGCTATCCGACGACGAGTCGGGTGAGCTGCTCGAGATACTCGACGCTCTCGCCGACGCTGTGCGTGAAGGCCTGAGGTAG
- a CDS encoding amidohydrolase family protein, with the protein MTTIERPRSDIAADEVAVTIVDTDVHPLPVSTDIIKSYAPPEWVDKIWPTGNAKTPLPHFYDTPEAFKTSSMRVDSMPPNGGFAGTDPDFAAKQLLLDAGVSIAVLEPMCDAKLPQAEHVLKTAHNDWLADIWLGKNNWHGRWRGSISVSAQTPAESGREIERWAGHPYMAEVLITPQTRGIPFGNPHFDPIYEAAARNGFPVATHLMGQTPFELIPHYPVGNPAHWHDFFASWPLLYVSHLISLVFDGAFDRHPDLRVVFVEGGFTWAMPAMSRMDRIWEQRRSDLPHVRRRPSDYVREHVYFTTQPLEEVQVGIFREYMDMMDLGDNVMFSTDYPHWSFDAPTWAVHRFPADQRERIMRGNAMALYGFPETVKALPGEPPRVSAPQPDLAQH; encoded by the coding sequence ATGACCACCATTGAACGGCCCCGGTCCGACATCGCCGCCGACGAGGTAGCCGTCACCATCGTAGACACTGATGTACATCCGTTGCCGGTGTCGACCGACATAATCAAGTCGTATGCACCGCCCGAATGGGTCGACAAGATCTGGCCGACCGGGAATGCCAAGACGCCCCTCCCGCACTTTTACGACACCCCTGAAGCGTTCAAGACGAGTTCGATGCGGGTTGACTCGATGCCACCCAACGGCGGCTTCGCTGGCACCGACCCAGATTTCGCCGCCAAGCAACTTCTCCTGGACGCAGGGGTGAGCATCGCTGTCCTCGAACCCATGTGTGACGCAAAGCTTCCCCAGGCCGAGCACGTCCTGAAGACCGCGCACAACGACTGGTTGGCCGACATCTGGCTGGGCAAAAACAACTGGCATGGACGCTGGCGGGGATCGATCAGCGTCAGTGCTCAAACCCCCGCGGAGTCCGGACGGGAGATCGAGCGCTGGGCCGGCCACCCTTATATGGCCGAGGTGTTGATCACCCCGCAAACCAGAGGAATCCCCTTCGGCAACCCGCATTTCGACCCGATCTACGAGGCGGCAGCGCGCAACGGGTTTCCCGTTGCCACCCACCTGATGGGCCAAACACCGTTCGAGTTGATTCCGCATTACCCCGTCGGCAATCCTGCCCATTGGCATGACTTCTTCGCCTCCTGGCCGCTGCTCTACGTGTCCCACCTGATCAGCCTGGTCTTCGACGGGGCGTTCGACCGGCATCCCGATCTGCGGGTCGTATTCGTGGAGGGCGGCTTCACCTGGGCGATGCCGGCGATGTCACGGATGGATCGCATCTGGGAGCAGCGTCGATCCGACCTGCCGCACGTGCGTCGCCGTCCGTCGGACTACGTCCGGGAGCATGTCTATTTCACCACTCAGCCGCTCGAGGAGGTGCAGGTTGGGATCTTCCGCGAGTACATGGACATGATGGATCTTGGTGACAACGTCATGTTCTCGACCGACTATCCGCACTGGAGTTTCGACGCTCCAACGTGGGCGGTGCATCGGTTCCCGGCTGACCAGCGTGAACGAATCATGCGCGGTAACGCTATGGCTCTCTACGGATTTCCGGAAACCGTGAAGGCTCTTCCGGGAGAACCGCCACGGGTCAGTGCCCCGCAACCCGATCTCGCGCAACATTGA
- a CDS encoding thiolase family protein, with amino-acid sequence MNDVAIIGVGLHPFGRFDKSAVQMGAEAIQLALADANLDWPDIQFAVGGSHEVSNPDAVTRLVGLTGITFTNVFNACATAATAIKVCADTIRLGTHEIGIAVGLDKHPRGAFSDDPATMALPQWYGENGQFVTTKFFGMKANRYLHDHGISQQTLAKVAAKNFRNGSLNPKAFRRKPIPEEAILASAVLNYPLTQYMFCAPDEGAAAVIMCRGDIAHRYASKPVYLRAAEIQTRRFGSYEVHATSAPVEETPSPTVYAARAAFEAAGLGPADVDVIQLQDTDAGSEVIHMAEAGFCADGDQEKLIADGATEISGSMPVNTDGGLIANGEPIGASGLRQVHELVVQLRGQAGSRQVPGKPKVGFAQVYGAPGTASATIVSV; translated from the coding sequence ATGAACGACGTGGCCATCATCGGTGTCGGGTTGCACCCTTTCGGCCGGTTCGACAAGTCCGCGGTGCAGATGGGTGCGGAGGCGATCCAACTCGCGCTCGCCGATGCCAACCTCGATTGGCCAGACATCCAGTTCGCCGTGGGCGGGAGTCATGAGGTGTCCAACCCTGACGCCGTGACACGGCTCGTCGGACTCACTGGAATCACCTTCACCAACGTATTCAACGCGTGCGCGACCGCGGCCACCGCTATCAAGGTGTGCGCCGACACGATCCGGCTCGGCACACACGAGATCGGCATCGCCGTCGGGCTCGACAAGCATCCTCGCGGCGCGTTCAGTGACGACCCGGCAACCATGGCTTTGCCGCAGTGGTACGGCGAGAACGGGCAATTCGTCACCACCAAGTTCTTCGGCATGAAGGCCAACCGGTACCTGCATGACCACGGGATCTCACAGCAAACGCTAGCCAAGGTGGCTGCTAAGAACTTCCGCAACGGTTCGCTGAATCCGAAAGCGTTCCGCCGCAAGCCGATACCCGAAGAAGCGATTCTCGCCTCAGCGGTGCTGAACTACCCGCTGACCCAATACATGTTTTGTGCGCCGGACGAGGGGGCGGCGGCGGTGATCATGTGCCGCGGCGACATCGCACACCGATACGCGTCGAAGCCGGTGTATCTGCGAGCTGCTGAAATCCAGACCCGCCGTTTCGGTTCCTACGAAGTGCACGCGACCTCCGCACCAGTCGAAGAAACACCCTCGCCCACCGTGTACGCGGCACGGGCCGCTTTCGAGGCGGCCGGGCTGGGGCCAGCCGACGTCGATGTCATCCAGCTGCAGGATACCGACGCGGGTTCCGAGGTGATCCACATGGCCGAGGCCGGATTCTGCGCCGACGGCGACCAGGAGAAGCTGATCGCCGACGGGGCCACCGAGATCAGTGGTTCGATGCCGGTCAATACCGATGGGGGGCTCATCGCCAATGGCGAGCCGATCGGCGCGTCGGGGCTCCGTCAGGTCCACGAGCTCGTCGTGCAGCTGCGTGGCCAGGCCGGTTCCCGGCAAGTACCAGGGAAACCCAAAGTCGGGTTCGCTCAGGTATACGGCGCTCCCGGTACAGCATCCGCGACGATCGTTTCGGTCTGA
- a CDS encoding Zn-dependent alcohol dehydrogenase — protein sequence MAERGAILRAIGWPLSIEDITLAPIAPDQVRVRIAASGVCHSDLSQATGALPVGTPCVLGHEGAGIIEAVGSEVHHVSPGDHVVISWVAACGQCWFCQQGEVHLCRNAIRDVYAMPYATDAEGAPLFTAMGVSSFSTATNCLARAVVPIDPGIPLEVASLIGCGVATGAGAALNTAPVDHGSSVAVIGLGGVGLASLMAAKVRGAAVIIAVDPVASRRDAAFSLGATAAVDPADGDVVQQIRSITGRRGADFVFEAVGHRGTIEAAISGTRRGGTTCIVGATPPDELISLSAYDLYMHGKTLVGCQYGSVVPSRDFPLLLGLWRTGRLPLDQLITGRMKLEDVNHAFDDLVRGAGIRTVIVNE from the coding sequence ATGGCCGAACGCGGTGCCATCCTTCGCGCGATCGGATGGCCGTTAAGCATCGAGGACATCACGCTCGCACCGATTGCGCCCGACCAGGTTCGGGTGCGGATCGCTGCCAGCGGTGTATGCCACTCCGACCTGTCGCAAGCCACCGGCGCACTCCCGGTCGGCACACCATGCGTCCTGGGCCACGAAGGCGCGGGCATCATCGAAGCGGTGGGCTCCGAAGTGCATCACGTGTCACCGGGGGACCACGTGGTGATTTCCTGGGTGGCGGCGTGCGGGCAGTGCTGGTTTTGTCAGCAGGGCGAGGTGCACCTGTGCCGAAATGCCATCCGCGACGTTTACGCGATGCCATATGCCACGGACGCTGAGGGTGCGCCGCTATTTACGGCGATGGGCGTATCCAGTTTTTCAACGGCCACGAACTGCCTGGCGCGGGCCGTCGTCCCGATCGACCCCGGAATCCCGCTGGAGGTCGCGTCGTTAATCGGCTGCGGCGTCGCCACCGGGGCAGGCGCCGCGCTGAACACCGCACCGGTTGACCACGGCAGCTCGGTGGCCGTGATCGGGCTCGGCGGCGTCGGCCTGGCGTCCCTGATGGCAGCAAAGGTTCGCGGCGCCGCCGTGATCATCGCGGTCGACCCGGTTGCTTCTCGCCGGGATGCCGCATTCTCGCTGGGCGCCACGGCAGCGGTCGATCCGGCCGACGGCGATGTGGTCCAACAGATTCGGTCGATTACGGGCCGCCGAGGCGCGGACTTCGTCTTCGAGGCCGTCGGTCACCGCGGCACCATCGAGGCCGCGATCAGCGGCACCCGCCGTGGCGGCACAACCTGCATCGTGGGCGCCACGCCGCCTGACGAACTGATCTCTCTGTCGGCCTACGACCTCTACATGCATGGCAAGACCCTGGTCGGCTGTCAATACGGGTCAGTAGTTCCCAGCCGCGACTTCCCACTCCTGCTCGGCCTCTGGCGAACTGGACGGCTTCCGCTGGATCAGCTGATTACCGGGCGGATGAAGCTGGAGGACGTGAACCACGCGTTCGACGATCTGGTTCGCGGCGCGGGCATCCGGACTGTAATCGTCAACGAGTAA